The following coding sequences lie in one Seriola aureovittata isolate HTS-2021-v1 ecotype China chromosome 5, ASM2101889v1, whole genome shotgun sequence genomic window:
- the slc25a25a gene encoding calcium-binding mitochondrial carrier protein SCaMC-2-A: protein MLGLCLYVPVSNSDPVEVEYFESNGLPSELKSVFNKLSVFLPSQEFSTYQKWRQKTLKGEGHDSDGQLDFEEFVHYLQDYEKDLKLVVQSLGRKNAGHVDPKEFMQSLRDLGVHISLQHAEKVLKSMDKNGMITISSRDWSNYMMVEKTENIPEIILYWKHSTIFDVGENLMVPDEFTIEEKQTGMWWRHLVAGGGAGAVSRTCTAPLDRVKVMMQVYGSRTNNMCIMSGLMQMIKEGGMRSLWRGNGVNIIKIAPESALKFMAYEQIKRFIGSEKETLTILERFVAGSLAGVIAQSAIYPMEVLKTRLALRKTGQYAGISDCAKRIFRREGVGAFYKGYIPNMLGIIPYAGIDLAVYETLKNSYLQQYGINGTDPGVFVLLACGTVSSTCGQLASYPLALIRTRMQAQAATEGSQQVTMTGLFRQIMQTEGPIGLYRGLAPNFLKVIPAVSISYVVYEHLKTQLGVTSR from the exons ATGCTCGGCCTGTGCCTTTACGTCCCGGTGTCCAACTCAGACCCGGTTGAAGTGGAATATTTTGAGTCTAACGGACTACCGTCGGAGCTGAAGTCTGTCTTCAACAAACTGAGCGTGTTCCTGCCGTCTCAGGAGTTTTCAACCTACCAAAAGTGGCGACAG aaaactTTAAAAGGGGAAGGACACGACTCAGACGGACAGCTGGACTTTGAAGAGTTTGTTCACTATCTGCAAGACTACGAGAAAGACCTGAAGCTTGTGGTGCAAAGCCTTGGCAGGAAGAATGCGG GCCACGTTGATCCCAAAGAGTTCATGCAGTCTCTTCGTGACCTCGGTGTGCATATTTCCCTGCAGCATGCGGAGAAAGTCCTTAAGAG CATGGATAAGAACGGAATGATAACGATCAGCAGTAGAGACTGGAGCAACTACATGATGGTGGAGAAGACGGAGAACATTCCCGAGATCATCCTCTACTGGAAACACTCCACG ATATTCGATGTGGGTGAGAACCTGATGGTGCCGGATGAGTTCACCATCGAGGAGAAGCAGACCGGGATGTGGTGGAGGCACCTGGTCGCAGGTGGAGGAGCGGGAGCCGTTTCCAGGACTTGCACCGCTCCGCTGGACCGAGTCAAAGTCATGATGCAG GTTTATGGATCCCGAACCAACAACATGTGCATCATGAGCGGGCTGATGCAGATGATCAAAGAGGGCGGCATGAGGTCGTTGTGGCGAGGCAACGGCGTGAACATCATCAAAATCGCCCCAGAGTCGGCGCTCAAGTTCATGGCGTACGAGCAG ATCAAACGTTTCATCGGCAGCGAAAAGGAGACTCTGACCATCTTGGAGCGATTTGTCGCGGGGTCTCTGGCCGGCGTGATCGCCCAGAGCGCCATCTACCCCATGGAGGTCCTGAAAACGCGCCTCGCTCTGAGGAAGACCGGGCAGTACGCCGGGATCTCCGACTGCGCCAAGCGGATCTTTAGGAGAGAAGGAGTCGGGGCGTTTTATAAAGGCTACATCCCCAACATGCTCGGCATCATCCCCTACGCAGGCATCGACCTGGCAGTGTACGAG ACGCTGAAGAACAGCTACCTGCAGCAGTACGGCATCAACGGCACCGACCCCGGCGTCTTCGTCCTGCTGGCCTGCGGCACCGTGTCCAGCACCTGCGGCCAGCTCGCCAGTTACCCTCTGGCTCTGATCCGGACCCGCATGCAGGCTCAAG ctgcaacAGAGGGCAGCCAGCAGGTGACCATGACGGGTCTCTTCAGGCAGATCATGCAGACCGAGGGTCCGATCGGGCTCTACAGAGGCCTGGCCCCCAACTTCCTCAAAGTCATCCCCGCCGTCAGCATCAGCTACGTGGTGTACGAGCACCTGAAGACGCAGCTGGGAGTGACATCGCGCTGA
- the LOC130169283 gene encoding palmitoyltransferase ZDHHC12-B-like, whose amino-acid sequence MKCIVISIDKMLQSMFRTGFLVRATHTLLTWVTTLILFLHDTDLRKCEERGELLLPLLFFLLVVLSVLLYFAVSLMDPGFVLTDTVKGDQGSNEEMESMIPQASTPRLRRCGYCLLQQPMRAKHCQTCKRCIRRFDHHCPWIENCVGERNHRWFIVYLLVQLLALLWALHIALSGISPGVTWELWFRVNGFLLAALGVVGVFSMVVVLLLGCHLYLVSINCTTWEFMSRHRISYLKNCGDEENPFDRGVFCNIWDFFCICRTVVWEQVYQRTAANPV is encoded by the exons ATGAAATGTATTGTTATTAGTATTGATAAAATGCTGCAGAGCATGTTTCGGACCGGGTTTCTGGTTCGggccacacacactctgctaaCCTGGGTCACAACCCTCATACTGTTCCTGCATGACACCG atttaCGGAAGTGTGAGGAGCgaggagagctgctgctgccgcttcTGTTCTTCCTCCTGGTCGTGCTGTCGGTGCTGTTGTACTTTGCAGTTTCTTTAATGGACCCCGGCTTCGTTCTTACCGACACTGTCAAG GGCGATCAGGGTTCAAATGAGGAGATGGAGTCGATGATTCCTCAGGCTTCGACCCCTCGGCTGCGGCGCTGTGGATACTGCCTGCTGCAG CAGCCAATGAGAGCGAAGCACTGTCAGACGTGTAAGCGCTGCATTCGCCGCTTCGACCACCACTGTCCGTGGATCGAGAACTGCGTGGGCGAGAGGAACCACCGCTGGTTCATCGTCTACCTGCTGGTGCAGCTGCTCGCTCTGCTGTGGGCTCTTCACATCGCTCT GTCTGGCATTTCCCCCGGCGTCACATGGGAGCTGTGGTTCCGGGTGAACGGGTTCCTGCTGGCGGCGCTGGGCGTTGTCGGGGTTTTCTCcatggtggtggtgctgctgctgggctgcCACCTCTACCTGGTCTCCATCAACTGCACCACCTGGGAGTTCATGTCCCGCCACAGGATCTCGTACCTGAAGAACTGCGGGGACGAGGAGAACCCGTTCGACCGCGGGGTCTTCTGCAACATCTGGGATTTCTTCTGCATCTGCAGGACGGTGGTGTGGGAGCAGGTCTACCAGAGAACGGCCGCAAATCCAGTCTAG